One genomic segment of Agromyces intestinalis includes these proteins:
- a CDS encoding YczE/YyaS/YitT family protein, translating into MRRLPSFRDPAPILTRRLVQLFVGLFLYGIGIALIVRGELGASPWDVLTQGIAKQTGLSFGLITVIVSGIVLLLWIPIRQLPGFGTLMNALLVGPSADVGLWLIPPHLDLWVRALLLPAGIVVLAIATGLYIGAQFGPGPRDGLMTGLHQRTGLKIWIVRTAIEVTVLAIGWMLGGIVGIGTVLFAATIGPLCGWTIPRFTVKRADASRPAPRRRIQPSAAPAVD; encoded by the coding sequence ATGCGTCGTCTTCCGTCCTTCCGCGATCCCGCTCCGATCCTGACCCGTCGTCTCGTGCAGCTCTTCGTCGGGTTGTTCCTCTACGGCATCGGCATCGCGCTGATCGTGCGCGGCGAGCTCGGCGCCTCGCCGTGGGACGTGCTCACCCAGGGCATTGCGAAGCAGACCGGCCTCAGCTTCGGGCTCATCACCGTGATCGTGAGCGGCATCGTGCTGCTGCTGTGGATCCCGATCCGGCAGCTGCCCGGGTTCGGCACCCTGATGAACGCGCTGCTCGTCGGGCCGTCGGCCGACGTCGGCCTGTGGCTCATCCCGCCGCACCTCGACCTGTGGGTGCGAGCACTGCTGCTGCCCGCGGGCATCGTGGTGCTCGCGATCGCCACCGGGCTCTACATCGGCGCCCAGTTCGGCCCCGGCCCGCGCGACGGGCTCATGACGGGTCTGCACCAGCGCACCGGCCTGAAGATCTGGATCGTGCGCACGGCGATCGAGGTGACCGTGCTCGCGATCGGCTGGATGCTCGGCGGCATCGTCGGCATCGGCACGGTGCTGTTCGCCGCGACGATCGGCCCGCTCTGCGGGTGGACCATCCCCCGCTTCACGGTCAAGCGAGCGGATGCCTCGCGGCCGGCGCCGCGACGGCGCATCCAGCCCTCCGCGGCCCCGGCCGTCGACTAG
- a CDS encoding MerR family transcriptional regulator, producing the protein MDWSIQEVARLAGTTSRTLRHYDDLGLLPPSRIGPNGYRYYDQGALVRLQRILLLRDLGLGLPAIAEVLDGQQSEARALAAHLEWLRQERERLARQIASVEKTMHAVEGDEQIMAQEMFDGFDHTQYREEVEQRWGADAYARGDRWWRELGAEGQRDWTARVDALGRDWTAAAESGVAPDSETAQVLAARHVEWLRGIPGTPAATPGGDLKGYVVGLGEMYVADERFAANYGGEAGATFVRDALRAYAEANL; encoded by the coding sequence ATGGACTGGTCGATACAGGAGGTGGCCCGCCTCGCGGGAACCACGAGCCGTACCCTGCGGCACTACGACGACCTGGGACTGCTGCCGCCGAGCCGCATCGGCCCGAACGGCTACCGGTACTACGACCAGGGCGCGCTCGTACGGCTGCAACGGATCCTGCTGCTGCGCGACCTCGGTCTCGGGCTGCCCGCGATCGCCGAGGTGCTCGACGGCCAGCAGTCCGAGGCGCGGGCGCTCGCCGCCCACCTCGAGTGGCTCAGGCAGGAGCGCGAACGACTGGCGCGACAGATCGCGTCGGTCGAGAAGACCATGCACGCAGTGGAAGGAGATGAGCAGATCATGGCTCAGGAGATGTTCGACGGATTCGACCACACGCAGTACCGCGAGGAAGTCGAACAGCGTTGGGGCGCCGACGCGTATGCGCGCGGCGACCGCTGGTGGCGCGAGCTCGGCGCCGAGGGACAGCGGGACTGGACGGCGCGGGTCGACGCACTCGGTCGCGACTGGACCGCCGCCGCCGAGTCGGGCGTCGCGCCCGACAGCGAGACTGCGCAGGTGCTCGCCGCGCGGCACGTCGAGTGGCTGCGGGGCATCCCGGGCACGCCGGCCGCGACGCCCGGCGGCGACCTGAAGGGGTACGTGGTCGGGCTCGGCGAGATGTACGTCGCCGACGAGCGGTTCGCGGCGAACTACGGCGGCGAGGCCGGGGCGACGTTCGTGCGCGACGCGCTGCGGGCGTACGCCGAGGCGAACCTCTAG
- a CDS encoding PLP-dependent aminotransferase family protein translates to MAQSTLSARALEALLGDWRGADPASAYRALAERLRLLVLDGRIPVETRLPAERDLADRLDLSRTTVTNAYRLLREQGYLHSVRGSGSVARLRGAPTFLPAPPSAEYLDLSKAAPPALPWLGEIARAAADDLPRQLGDSGFDPIGLPELRAALADRYTARGLPTSAEQIMVTIGAQHAIALIARTVVGRGDRAVIEAPTYPHAYEALRMAGARLVPVPVQPQESGEADDEAAELARAFGHANPAIAYLMPDFQNPTGRTLPADARELVLDAAARQGTLVIADETTAELDIDRVDPPLPFAGYGPAVLIGSLGKTVWGGLRIGWIRAERPLIRRLVAARAPGDLGTPILEQLMAARLVERMDEVLEHRREQLRVGRDRLEAALAESIPEWRVPHVDGGIATWVQLGAPVSSQLALAARTQGLVVAAGPRFGIDGAFERFLRLPICLTPDQVDASVRALAVAWRSLGSVPTTAEPGLLAEVV, encoded by the coding sequence ATGGCCCAGTCCACCCTGAGCGCCCGTGCCCTCGAGGCCCTGCTCGGCGACTGGCGCGGCGCCGACCCGGCGAGCGCCTACCGGGCACTCGCCGAACGGCTGCGGCTGCTCGTGCTCGATGGGCGCATCCCCGTCGAGACCCGGCTGCCCGCCGAGCGCGACCTCGCCGACCGGCTCGACCTCAGCCGCACCACCGTCACGAACGCGTACCGGCTGCTGCGCGAGCAGGGGTACCTGCACAGCGTGCGCGGCTCGGGCAGCGTCGCCCGTCTGCGCGGAGCGCCCACGTTCCTGCCGGCACCGCCGTCGGCCGAGTACCTCGACCTGTCGAAGGCCGCCCCGCCGGCGCTGCCCTGGCTCGGCGAGATCGCCCGCGCAGCCGCCGACGACCTGCCGCGACAGCTCGGCGACTCGGGCTTCGACCCCATCGGCCTGCCCGAGCTGCGCGCCGCGCTCGCCGACCGGTACACCGCGCGGGGCCTGCCCACCTCGGCCGAGCAGATCATGGTGACCATCGGCGCGCAGCACGCCATCGCGCTCATCGCCCGCACCGTGGTCGGTCGCGGCGATCGCGCCGTGATCGAAGCGCCGACGTATCCGCACGCATACGAGGCGCTGCGCATGGCAGGAGCCCGGCTCGTGCCGGTGCCGGTGCAGCCGCAGGAGTCGGGCGAGGCCGACGATGAGGCCGCCGAGCTCGCCCGGGCGTTCGGGCACGCGAACCCCGCGATCGCATACCTCATGCCCGACTTCCAGAACCCCACCGGTCGCACCCTGCCGGCCGACGCGCGCGAGCTCGTGCTCGACGCCGCCGCACGGCAGGGCACGCTCGTCATCGCCGACGAGACGACCGCCGAGCTCGATATCGATCGCGTCGACCCGCCGCTGCCGTTCGCCGGGTACGGCCCGGCCGTGCTCATCGGCTCGCTCGGCAAGACGGTGTGGGGCGGCCTGCGCATCGGGTGGATCCGCGCCGAGCGGCCGCTGATCCGCCGGCTGGTCGCCGCGCGCGCGCCCGGCGACCTGGGCACCCCGATCCTCGAGCAGCTCATGGCGGCGCGGCTCGTCGAACGCATGGACGAGGTGCTCGAGCATCGCCGCGAGCAGTTGCGCGTCGGCCGCGACCGGCTCGAGGCGGCGCTCGCCGAGTCGATTCCCGAGTGGCGCGTGCCGCACGTCGACGGCGGCATCGCGACCTGGGTGCAGCTCGGCGCGCCGGTGAGCTCGCAGCTCGCGCTCGCGGCGCGCACGCAGGGCCTCGTCGTCGCGGCCGGCCCCCGCTTCGGCATCGACGGCGCGTTCGAGCGGTTCCTGCGGCTGCCGATCTGCCTGACCCCCGACCAGGTGGATGCCTCGGTGCGGGCGCTCGCGGTGGCCTGGCGTTCGCTCGGGTCGGTGCCGACGACGGCTGAGCCGGGGCTGCTGGCCGAGGTGGTGTGA
- a CDS encoding NAD(P)/FAD-dependent oxidoreductase, which translates to MTAPSPNRTQPTGSGSAPRSFDIGIVGGGAAGLSAALMLGRARRSVVVIDSGRPRNRFAPHMHGVLGHDGRPPLELLARGRAEARGYGVEFAEGEVSAVERVAGGFLLRGAHEVLVRRVVVATGLVDELPAIPGLEAMWGTSAVACPYCDGWEVRDRPLGVIATSPMSRNQAQLLRQWTEDLTVFGAVEAGIPEAELRAFAMRGIRVAPPATEVSGRLGAVRVSTAEGEHRVDRLFVGARPRPVDALLSHLGCDTQQTPMGTVVATDDSGQTSVKGVWAVGNVADLKALVPMALGAGVHTATQINISLLEEEIARALASDASRED; encoded by the coding sequence ATGACGGCGCCATCACCGAATCGGACTCAGCCCACCGGCAGCGGCTCCGCCCCGCGATCCTTCGACATCGGGATCGTCGGCGGCGGGGCCGCCGGCCTGAGTGCGGCCCTGATGCTGGGCCGCGCTCGGCGCTCGGTCGTCGTCATCGATTCGGGGCGGCCGCGGAACCGGTTCGCGCCCCATATGCACGGCGTGCTCGGACACGACGGCAGGCCGCCGCTGGAACTGCTCGCGCGCGGCCGAGCCGAGGCCCGGGGGTACGGCGTCGAGTTCGCCGAGGGCGAGGTGTCGGCGGTCGAGCGCGTCGCGGGGGGCTTCCTGCTGCGCGGCGCGCACGAGGTGCTCGTGCGCCGGGTCGTCGTCGCCACCGGGCTGGTCGACGAACTGCCGGCGATCCCCGGCCTCGAGGCCATGTGGGGCACGAGCGCGGTCGCGTGCCCGTACTGCGACGGCTGGGAGGTGCGCGATCGGCCGCTCGGCGTGATCGCGACGTCGCCGATGAGCCGCAACCAGGCGCAACTGCTCCGGCAGTGGACCGAAGACCTGACCGTCTTCGGGGCCGTCGAGGCGGGGATCCCCGAGGCCGAGCTGCGGGCGTTCGCGATGCGAGGCATCCGTGTCGCTCCGCCCGCGACCGAGGTGAGCGGACGCCTCGGCGCGGTCAGAGTATCCACCGCCGAGGGCGAGCATCGCGTCGATCGACTCTTCGTCGGCGCACGCCCGCGGCCGGTCGACGCCCTGCTGTCGCACCTCGGCTGCGACACCCAGCAGACGCCCATGGGCACGGTCGTCGCCACCGACGACTCGGGGCAGACCAGCGTCAAGGGCGTGTGGGCGGTCGGGAACGTCGCCGACCTGAAGGCGCTCGTCCCGATGGCCCTCGGCGCCGGGGTCCACACCGCAACCCAGATCAACATCTCCCTCCTCGAGGAGGAGATCGCACGAGCGCTCGCGTCGGACGCGAGCAGAGAGGACTGA
- a CDS encoding PadR family transcriptional regulator, whose translation MTPPVFAHGNLRLYLLALLDERPRHGYELIQALSDRFGGTYSPSAGTIYPRLSKLEEEGLVTKATDGRKTVYEITAAGRAELEARRPELDAIEDEVTDSVRRLAEGVRAEVGEAMRSLRAELASAAREAKRAAKDASREPATGALGPNAAAMRLVHEADLVLSEFRQQVRLDLRRQAQQGGVVDASTVELLRTRLAAVRDEVLAGVRGS comes from the coding sequence ATGACCCCGCCCGTCTTCGCCCATGGCAACCTGCGCCTGTACCTGCTCGCGCTGCTCGACGAGCGGCCGCGGCACGGGTACGAGCTGATCCAGGCGCTGTCCGACCGGTTCGGCGGCACGTACTCGCCGAGCGCCGGCACGATCTACCCGCGTCTCTCGAAGCTCGAGGAGGAAGGGCTGGTCACCAAGGCCACCGACGGCCGCAAGACCGTGTACGAGATCACGGCCGCGGGCCGCGCCGAACTCGAGGCCCGGCGCCCCGAGCTCGATGCGATCGAGGACGAGGTGACCGATTCGGTGCGCCGACTCGCCGAGGGCGTGCGCGCCGAGGTCGGCGAGGCGATGCGCTCATTGCGCGCCGAGCTCGCGAGCGCGGCTCGCGAGGCGAAGCGGGCGGCGAAGGATGCCTCGCGTGAGCCGGCCACGGGCGCCCTCGGGCCGAACGCCGCCGCGATGCGCCTGGTGCACGAGGCCGACCTGGTGCTGAGCGAGTTCCGCCAGCAGGTGCGTCTCGACCTGCGCCGTCAGGCGCAGCAGGGCGGCGTGGTGGATGCCTCGACGGTCGAGTTGCTGCGCACGCGTCTGGCCGCGGTGCGCGACGAGGTGCTCGCAGGCGTTCGCGGCTCGTAG
- a CDS encoding alpha/beta fold hydrolase — translation MTTNTAKPTVVLVHGAFADSSSWNGVIERLHRNGYPVIAVANPLRGLQPDAAYLRSVLESVDGPIVLAGHSYGGSVLSEAVDGTADVRALVFIASFQLDVGESTGELAAKFPGGELGPALREVPVPTADGTGTDLSIDQDEFRRVFAADVPEQTTALMAATQRPITANALSDAATNAGWKLVESWSLVTLEDLAIPADSMRFMSERANSHTVEIHASHGVTVSQPEAVADLIDEAARTTVPAASELAVAG, via the coding sequence ATGACCACGAACACCGCGAAGCCGACCGTCGTGCTGGTGCACGGCGCGTTCGCCGACTCGTCGAGCTGGAACGGCGTGATCGAGCGCCTGCACCGCAACGGCTACCCCGTGATCGCCGTCGCCAACCCGCTGCGCGGTCTGCAGCCCGACGCGGCCTACCTGCGCAGCGTGCTCGAGAGCGTCGACGGGCCGATCGTGCTCGCCGGGCACTCCTACGGCGGCAGTGTCCTCAGCGAGGCCGTCGACGGCACGGCAGATGTGCGCGCCCTCGTCTTCATCGCCAGCTTCCAGCTCGATGTCGGCGAGAGCACCGGCGAGCTGGCGGCGAAGTTCCCGGGCGGCGAGCTCGGGCCGGCGCTGCGCGAGGTGCCGGTCCCCACCGCCGACGGCACGGGCACCGATCTCTCCATCGATCAGGACGAGTTCCGTCGCGTCTTCGCCGCCGATGTGCCCGAGCAGACGACCGCGCTCATGGCCGCGACCCAGCGGCCCATCACCGCGAACGCGCTCTCGGATGCCGCGACGAACGCCGGGTGGAAGCTCGTCGAGTCGTGGAGCCTCGTGACCCTCGAGGACCTCGCGATCCCCGCCGACTCGATGCGGTTCATGTCCGAGCGGGCGAACTCGCACACCGTCGAGATCCACGCCTCGCACGGCGTGACCGTCTCGCAGCCCGAGGCCGTCGCCGACCTGATCGACGAGGCCGCACGCACGACCGTGCCGGCCGCGTCGGAGCTGGCGGTGGCTGGATGA
- a CDS encoding esterase-like activity of phytase family protein, whose protein sequence is MSRPLSIAALAVASIIAAGAAGAAAAPALAADGEPEASVAPFARTATYPVFQNVPDGVDPAEATVAEISTITDDGTVVYTDALGKRIGFVDVTDPSNPVGTGTVELAELGHADDQPTSVAAYGDFVLVVIDETGGEFTAPKGRLDVLRVSDRTVVRSIDLGGQPDSIAISNDGAYAAIAIENQRDEEFTPEGGDEGDLPQLPGGFVQVLGLGGDGRDPADPATWTLDAVSFLNDDGTPIDVIAAAGLDTPEDPEPEYVAINSRNELAVTLQENNGIAIIDLATREVTRAFSAGSVAVSGIDVKKDARIDLTGSIPATPREPDAIAWIGDDRLATANEGDWKGGTRGWTVFDAADGDVVWDAGNTFERLAVQHGLANNDRAAKKGSEPEGLAVAEFDGTPYAFVASERSNFIAVYDVSDPAAPAFVQVLFSTNGPEGILPVPGRDLLVVSSETDDSSVNVRASVNVYVFGEAPAGTIAQPSLVSGVDASSADGAPIGWQALGALAGNPTDATHVWAASDVAVAPSTVYSIDVSRTPAVVDRAIHISDEQGAPVALDIEGLAVDGDGGFWLALEGATGAANQLVHTDGLGLIDRRVDLPADVTAHVGKWGLEGVTVTGSGADAQLWVAIQRPLWTDPANAAAGTVDGDDVTRIGRYDLAGGEWSWYGYRLEHTSVAGDWLGLSEITAIDDDTFALIERDKLNGPAAAVKRVTTVDLPAGAGATDASLAAGGTLPILEKRTAIDVLAALRATHGWTQEKLEGFAIAADGQLYAVTDNDGLADATGETVFLRLGDADAVFGGGTGEEPGGEEPGGEEPGGEEPGQPDAPSITLGASTVVAGGTVVVSGTGFEPEASVRFELRSEPVALGGATAAADGTLSFTATIPASTPAGAHTLVAILPDGTEVSAALTVAAAAAPVGSATGASGDLASTGVEPGWALGLAGLVLAAGGAAAVVGTRRRRQAA, encoded by the coding sequence ATGTCACGTCCCCTGTCCATCGCCGCGCTCGCCGTGGCCTCGATCATCGCGGCGGGAGCGGCCGGCGCGGCCGCAGCGCCGGCGCTCGCGGCCGACGGCGAGCCCGAGGCATCCGTCGCGCCCTTCGCCCGAACCGCCACCTACCCGGTGTTCCAGAACGTGCCCGACGGGGTCGACCCGGCCGAGGCGACCGTCGCCGAGATCTCGACCATCACCGACGACGGCACGGTCGTCTACACCGACGCGCTCGGCAAGCGCATCGGGTTCGTCGACGTGACCGACCCGTCGAACCCGGTCGGCACCGGCACCGTCGAGCTCGCCGAACTCGGCCACGCCGACGACCAGCCGACCTCGGTCGCGGCGTACGGCGACTTCGTGCTCGTCGTCATCGACGAGACCGGCGGCGAGTTCACCGCGCCGAAGGGTCGACTCGACGTGCTGCGCGTGAGCGACCGCACCGTGGTGCGCTCGATCGACCTGGGCGGTCAGCCCGACTCGATCGCCATCTCGAACGACGGCGCGTACGCCGCCATCGCGATCGAGAACCAGCGCGACGAGGAGTTCACGCCCGAGGGCGGCGACGAGGGCGATCTGCCGCAGCTGCCCGGCGGGTTCGTGCAGGTGCTGGGGCTCGGCGGCGACGGCCGCGACCCGGCCGACCCGGCGACGTGGACGCTCGACGCGGTCTCGTTCCTGAACGACGACGGCACGCCCATCGACGTGATCGCCGCAGCCGGTCTCGACACCCCCGAAGACCCCGAGCCCGAGTACGTCGCGATCAACTCGCGCAACGAGCTCGCGGTGACGCTGCAGGAGAACAACGGCATCGCGATCATCGACCTCGCCACCCGCGAGGTGACCCGCGCGTTCTCGGCGGGCTCGGTCGCCGTGTCGGGCATCGACGTGAAGAAGGACGCGCGGATCGACCTCACCGGGTCGATTCCCGCGACGCCGCGCGAACCCGATGCGATCGCCTGGATCGGCGACGACCGGCTCGCCACCGCGAACGAGGGCGACTGGAAGGGCGGCACCCGCGGCTGGACGGTGTTCGACGCAGCCGACGGCGACGTCGTCTGGGACGCGGGCAACACGTTCGAGCGCCTCGCCGTGCAGCACGGCCTCGCGAACAACGACCGCGCCGCCAAGAAGGGCAGCGAGCCCGAGGGGCTGGCGGTCGCCGAGTTCGACGGCACGCCGTACGCGTTCGTCGCGAGCGAGCGCAGCAACTTCATCGCGGTCTACGACGTGAGCGACCCGGCGGCACCCGCGTTCGTGCAGGTGCTGTTCTCGACGAACGGGCCCGAGGGCATCCTGCCCGTGCCCGGCCGCGATCTGCTGGTCGTGTCGAGCGAGACGGATGACTCGTCGGTCAACGTGCGCGCATCGGTCAACGTGTACGTGTTCGGTGAGGCGCCCGCCGGCACCATCGCGCAGCCGAGCCTCGTCTCGGGCGTCGACGCGTCGAGCGCCGACGGTGCGCCGATCGGCTGGCAGGCGCTCGGCGCGCTGGCCGGCAACCCGACCGACGCCACGCATGTCTGGGCCGCGAGCGACGTCGCCGTCGCGCCGAGCACGGTGTACTCGATCGACGTGAGCCGCACGCCGGCGGTCGTCGACCGCGCCATCCACATCTCGGACGAGCAGGGCGCACCCGTCGCGCTCGACATCGAGGGCCTCGCGGTCGACGGCGACGGCGGGTTCTGGCTCGCGCTCGAGGGGGCGACCGGGGCCGCGAACCAGCTCGTGCACACCGACGGCCTGGGCCTCATCGACCGGCGCGTCGACCTGCCGGCCGACGTCACCGCGCACGTCGGCAAGTGGGGCCTCGAAGGTGTCACGGTCACCGGGTCGGGCGCTGACGCGCAGCTCTGGGTCGCGATCCAACGCCCGCTCTGGACCGACCCGGCGAACGCCGCGGCCGGCACGGTCGACGGCGACGACGTGACCCGCATCGGCCGGTACGACCTGGCCGGCGGCGAGTGGAGTTGGTACGGGTACCGCCTCGAGCACACCTCGGTCGCGGGCGACTGGCTCGGCCTCTCGGAGATCACCGCGATCGACGACGACACGTTCGCGCTCATCGAGCGCGACAAGCTGAACGGGCCGGCTGCGGCCGTCAAGCGCGTCACCACGGTCGACCTCCCCGCGGGCGCGGGGGCGACGGATGCCTCGCTCGCGGCCGGCGGCACGCTGCCGATCCTCGAGAAGCGCACCGCGATCGACGTGCTGGCCGCGCTGCGCGCGACCCACGGCTGGACGCAGGAGAAGCTCGAGGGCTTCGCCATCGCCGCCGACGGACAGCTCTACGCGGTCACCGACAACGACGGCCTGGCGGACGCCACGGGCGAGACGGTGTTCCTGCGGCTGGGCGACGCCGACGCGGTGTTCGGCGGCGGCACCGGCGAGGAGCCCGGTGGGGAGGAGCCGGGCGGCGAGGAGCCGGGCGGCGAGGAGCCGGGTCAGCCCGACGCCCCGTCGATCACGCTCGGCGCGTCGACCGTCGTCGCCGGCGGCACCGTGGTGGTCTCGGGCACGGGCTTCGAGCCCGAGGCATCCGTTCGCTTCGAACTGCGCAGCGAGCCGGTCGCGCTCGGTGGCGCGACCGCAGCTGCCGACGGCACGCTGTCGTTCACGGCGACCATCCCGGCCTCGACCCCGGCGGGCGCGCACACGCTGGTCGCGATCCTGCCCGACGGCACCGAGGTGTCGGCCGCGCTGACCGTGGCGGCGGCCGCGGCGCCCGTCGGAAGCGCAACCGGGGCGAGCGGCGACCTCGCCAGCACGGGCGTCGAGCCCGGCTGGGCGCTCGGGCTCGCCGGCCTCGTCCTCGCGGCCGGCGGTGCCGCCGCGGTCGTGGGCACGCGCCGCCGCCGGCAGGCCGCCTAG
- a CDS encoding nuclear transport factor 2 family protein — MHTSTASSTHPVVAAAIEALDAHDAEALAALFVADGCVDDESETHEGRSAIRRWFEATPATRIELLHEESYGSEVELIAKAHGDYPQSPLSFRYGFELEGDRIASLKISLI, encoded by the coding sequence ATGCACACCAGCACCGCATCATCCACCCACCCGGTGGTGGCCGCCGCGATAGAGGCGCTCGACGCCCACGATGCCGAGGCCCTCGCCGCGCTCTTCGTCGCCGACGGCTGCGTCGACGACGAGAGCGAGACGCACGAGGGCCGGTCGGCGATCCGCCGATGGTTCGAGGCGACGCCGGCCACCCGCATCGAGCTGCTGCACGAGGAGTCCTACGGCTCCGAGGTCGAGCTCATCGCGAAGGCCCACGGCGACTACCCGCAGAGCCCGCTGTCGTTCCGCTACGGCTTCGAGCTCGAGGGCGACCGCATCGCGAGCCTGAAGATCTCGCTCATCTGA
- a CDS encoding GntR family transcriptional regulator, translating to MPIPAHVPPVDRTLLRDDVFVRLRDAIIDGTLEPGEQLKDGDLAAWLGVSRTPVREALLRLAQAGLVIAQPGRSTTVSTLDLRTARDARDVVAAMHELAVREAARSLTSDDLTAMREANARFAAAIEAGDVDAALRADDDLHAVPVAVGGNRALAAVLDQFTPVVRRAERMRFTTLSGADSVDRHETLIRLCEQGDAEGAASIAFDTWHSLPAS from the coding sequence ATGCCGATCCCAGCGCACGTCCCACCCGTCGATCGCACCCTGCTACGCGATGACGTCTTCGTGCGGCTACGCGATGCGATCATCGACGGCACGCTCGAGCCGGGTGAGCAACTCAAAGACGGTGACCTCGCCGCCTGGCTCGGCGTCAGTCGCACGCCGGTGCGCGAGGCGCTGCTCCGGCTCGCGCAGGCGGGGCTCGTCATCGCTCAGCCCGGGCGGTCGACGACCGTGAGCACGCTCGACCTGCGCACCGCGCGCGACGCGCGCGACGTGGTCGCCGCGATGCACGAGCTCGCCGTGCGCGAGGCGGCACGGAGCCTCACCTCCGACGACCTGACGGCGATGCGCGAGGCCAACGCCCGGTTCGCGGCGGCGATCGAGGCCGGCGACGTCGACGCGGCCCTGCGCGCCGACGACGACCTGCACGCCGTGCCCGTCGCGGTCGGCGGCAATCGAGCACTCGCGGCGGTGCTCGATCAGTTCACGCCGGTCGTGCGCCGCGCCGAGCGCATGCGGTTCACCACGCTCAGCGGCGCCGACTCGGTCGATCGTCACGAGACGCTGATCCGCCTATGCGAGCAGGGCGATGCCGAAGGCGCGGCATCCATCGCCTTCGACACCTGGCACAGCCTGCCCGCGTCCTGA